Proteins encoded by one window of Pelecanus crispus isolate bPelCri1 chromosome 8, bPelCri1.pri, whole genome shotgun sequence:
- the LOC142594115 gene encoding chymotrypsinogen 2-like isoform X2, with amino-acid sequence MALLWLLSCLVLVGSARCGVPAIAPVIHGYNRIVNGEPAVPGSWPWQVSLQRHNGFHFCGGSLISENWVVTAAHCGVRTTDTVVVGAYDQDSPTPDEQKLTIEKVFKNPRFNMLTIRDDITLLKLATPARLSARVSPVCLPQATDNFPGGMTCVTTGWGLTDPNAPETPAVLQQVALPLLTNAQCKQYWGYRIADVMVCAGADGASSCMGDSGGPLVCQKDGAWTLVGIVSWGSSTCDPSVPGVYARVTMLRNWINSILAAN; translated from the exons ATGGCTCTGCTGTGGCTTCTGAGCTGCCTGGTGCTGGTGGGCTCTGCCC GCTGTGGGGTACCAGCCATCGCGCCTGTCATCCACGGCTACAACCGTATCGTCAACGGGGAGCCGGCGGTGCCAGGGTCCTGGCCATGGCAGGTCTCCCTCCAG CGCCACAATGGCTTCCACTTCTGTGGCGGGTCGCTGATCAGCGAGAACTGGGTGGTCACCGCTGCCCACTGCGGCGTCAG GACCACCGACACCGTGGTGGTGGGTGCGTACGACCAGGACTCGCCCACGCCTGACGAGCAGAAGCTGACCATCGAGAAG GTCTTCAAGAACCCCAGGTTCAACATGCTGACCATCCGTGACGACATCACCCTGCTCAAACTGGCCACCCCGGCGCGGCTGTCAGCCCGCGTGTCCCCCgtctgcctgccccaggccaCCGACAACTTCCCAGGGGGCATGACCTGCGTCACCACCGGCTGGGGGCTCACTGACCCCAATG CCCCGGAGACACCGGCggtgctgcagcaggtggccctgcccctgctcaccAACGCACAGTGCAAGCAGTACTGGGGGTACCGCATCGCCGACGTGATGGTGTGCGCCGGTGCTGACGGCGCCTCCTCCTGCATG GGCGACTCCGGGGGCCCGCTGGTGTGCCAGAAGGACGGCGCCTGGACCCTGGTGGGCATCGTCTCCTGGGGCAGCAGCACCTGCGACCCCAGCGTGCCCGGCGTCTACGCCCGCGTCACCATGCTCCGCAACTGGATCAACTCCATCCTGGCGGCCAACTGA
- the LOC142594115 gene encoding chymotrypsinogen 2-like isoform X1 — protein MALLWLLSCLVLVGSARATPSRASCGVPAIAPVIHGYNRIVNGEPAVPGSWPWQVSLQRHNGFHFCGGSLISENWVVTAAHCGVRTTDTVVVGAYDQDSPTPDEQKLTIEKVFKNPRFNMLTIRDDITLLKLATPARLSARVSPVCLPQATDNFPGGMTCVTTGWGLTDPNAPETPAVLQQVALPLLTNAQCKQYWGYRIADVMVCAGADGASSCMGDSGGPLVCQKDGAWTLVGIVSWGSSTCDPSVPGVYARVTMLRNWINSILAAN, from the exons ATGGCTCTGCTGTGGCTTCTGAGCTGCCTGGTGCTGGTGGGCTCTGCCCGTGCCACCCCCTCCCGGGCAA GCTGTGGGGTACCAGCCATCGCGCCTGTCATCCACGGCTACAACCGTATCGTCAACGGGGAGCCGGCGGTGCCAGGGTCCTGGCCATGGCAGGTCTCCCTCCAG CGCCACAATGGCTTCCACTTCTGTGGCGGGTCGCTGATCAGCGAGAACTGGGTGGTCACCGCTGCCCACTGCGGCGTCAG GACCACCGACACCGTGGTGGTGGGTGCGTACGACCAGGACTCGCCCACGCCTGACGAGCAGAAGCTGACCATCGAGAAG GTCTTCAAGAACCCCAGGTTCAACATGCTGACCATCCGTGACGACATCACCCTGCTCAAACTGGCCACCCCGGCGCGGCTGTCAGCCCGCGTGTCCCCCgtctgcctgccccaggccaCCGACAACTTCCCAGGGGGCATGACCTGCGTCACCACCGGCTGGGGGCTCACTGACCCCAATG CCCCGGAGACACCGGCggtgctgcagcaggtggccctgcccctgctcaccAACGCACAGTGCAAGCAGTACTGGGGGTACCGCATCGCCGACGTGATGGTGTGCGCCGGTGCTGACGGCGCCTCCTCCTGCATG GGCGACTCCGGGGGCCCGCTGGTGTGCCAGAAGGACGGCGCCTGGACCCTGGTGGGCATCGTCTCCTGGGGCAGCAGCACCTGCGACCCCAGCGTGCCCGGCGTCTACGCCCGCGTCACCATGCTCCGCAACTGGATCAACTCCATCCTGGCGGCCAACTGA
- the LOC142594120 gene encoding LOW QUALITY PROTEIN: putative D-lactate dehydrogenase, mitochondrial (The sequence of the model RefSeq protein was modified relative to this genomic sequence to represent the inferred CDS: deleted 1 base in 1 codon), protein MALRRVLGLGGARGRRSCCSKRPLPPDFVEALRAVVGGPNVSTAMAVREQHGHDESMHACAPPDAVVWPQAVGQVQELAALCSRCHVPMVPFGTGTGLEGGVNAVQGGVCFDLSRMDAITELSLEDFSVAVEPGVTRKALNSHLRGTGLWFPVDPGADASLCGMAATGASGTNAVRYGTMRPNVLNLRVVLPDGRLLHTAGPGRQARKRAAGYDLTSLFVGSEGTLGFLTRATLRLHPLPEAVAATTAAFPSVRAAVACTVQVLQAAVPVARIEFLDEVMVGACGRFSGLELPAAATLLLELHGSRHGLAEQQRQAEEIVRLNGGSGLAWAEEPEERGRLWAMRHSAWYAALALRPGCQGYSTDVCVPISRLPDVVVETKRDLQDSGLTGPMVGHVGDGNFHCLLIFDAQDPAEARRVHAFAQRLGRRALAAGGTCTGEHGVGLGKRALLLEELGQEGLDTLRRIKAALDPHNLMNPGKVL, encoded by the exons ATGGCTCTGCGgcgggtgctggggctggggggggcccgggggcgaCGGAGCTGCTGCTCCAAG cgcccACTGCCCCCCGACTTCGTGGAGGCCCTGCGGGCCGTGGTCGGGGGCCCCAACGTCTCCACGGCCATGGCGGTGCGCGAGCAGCACGGCCACGATGAGTCCATGCACGC ctgCGCCCCCCCGGATGCCGTGGTGTGGCCCCAGGCGGTGGGGCAGGTGCAGGAGCTGGCGGCGCTCTGCTCCCGCTGCCACGTGCCCATGGTGCCCttcggcaccggcaccggcctCGAGGGCGGCGTCAATGCCGTGCAG GGCGGCGTCTGCTTCGACCTGAGCCGCATGGACGCCATCACAGAGCTGAGCCTCGAGGACTTCTCGGTGGCGGTGGAGCCCGGCGTCACCCGCAAGGCCCTCAACAGCCACCTGCGTGGCACCGGGCTCTGGTTCCCTGTCG aCCCCGGGGCGGACGCCTCGCTGTGCGGCATGGCGGCCACGGGCGCCTCGGGCACCAACGCGGTGCGCTACGGCACCATGCGGCCCAACGTGCTCAACCTGCGCGTGGTGCTGCCGGACGGGCGCCTGCTCCACACTGCCGGCCCCGGGCGCCAGGCCAG GAAGAGGGCGGCCGGCTACGACCTGACCTCGCTCTTCGTGGGCTCCGAGGGCACCCTGGGCTTCCTGACACGGGCCACGCTGcgcctgcaccccctgcccgaGGCTGTCGCCGCCACCACCGCCGCCTTCCCCAGCGTGCGGGCGGCCGTGGCCTGCACCGTGCAGGTGCTGCAGGCTGCCGTGCCCGTGGCCCGCAtcg AGTTCCTGGACGAGGTGATGGTGGGTGCGTGCGGCCGCTTCAGCGGGCTGGAGCTGCCAGCGGCGGCCACGCTCCTCCTGGAGCTGCATGGCTCCCGGCACGgcctggctgagcagcagcgGCAGGCGG AGGAGATCGTGCGGCTGAATGGCGGCTCTGGCCTGGCCTGGGCGGAGGAGCCGGAGGAGCGCGGGCGGCTCTGGGCCATGCGCCACAGTGCCTGGTACGCCGCCCTGGCCCTGCGG CCCGGCTGCCAG GGCTACTCCACGGACGTCTGCGTGCCCATCTCCCGCCTGCCTGACGTGGTGGTGGAGACCAAGCGGGACCTGCAGGACTCCGGCCTCACTG GCCCCATGGTGGGACACGTGGGCGACGGCAACTTCCACTGCCTCCTCATCTTCGACGCCCAGGACCCGGCCGAGGCCCGGCGCGTCCACGCCTTCGCCCAGCGCCTGGgcag GCgggcgctggcggcggggggcaccTGCACGGGGGAGCACGGCGTGGGGCTGGGCAAGCGGgcgctgctgctggaggagctgggccAGGAGGGGCTGGACACCCTGCGCCGCATCAAGGCCGCGCTGGACCCCCACAACCTCATGAACCCGGGCAAGGTGCTCTGA